Proteins encoded together in one Streptomyces rubradiris window:
- a CDS encoding GPW/gp25 family protein, which yields MRPPSPHTRPRSDIAFPFHADRRGRTAHARPAEHVHDLIEQLLFTSPGERVMRPDFGCGLLDLVFAPIGPELVSTLELSVQAALQRWLGDLIEVVSLDIAAADDTVRVQLSYLVRATGTVHEDLFEGRAA from the coding sequence ATGAGACCGCCGAGCCCACACACCCGCCCGCGCAGCGACATCGCGTTCCCGTTCCACGCCGACCGCCGCGGGCGCACCGCGCACGCCCGCCCCGCCGAGCACGTCCACGACCTCATCGAACAGCTGCTGTTCACCAGCCCCGGCGAGCGCGTCATGCGCCCCGACTTCGGCTGCGGACTGCTCGACCTGGTCTTCGCGCCGATCGGCCCCGAACTGGTCAGCACCCTCGAACTCTCCGTCCAGGCCGCCCTCCAGCGCTGGCTGGGCGACCTGATCGAGGTGGTCTCCCTCGACATCGCCGCCGCCGACGACACCGTACGCGTCCAGCTGTCCTACCTGGTCCGTGCCACGGGCACCGTCCACGAGGACCTCTTCGAGGGGAGGGCGGCATGA